GATGTGTTCACTGATCCAGTCAGCACACCATGTGGACACAACTTCTGTAAAGCCTGCATCTCTCAACACTGGGACAGAAATGTCCCGAGTCAGTGTCCCAACTGCAAAGAGGTGTTCAACATAAAGCCTGAGCTGCGGGTCAACACGTTCATCTCTGAGATGGCTGCTCAGTTCAGACAGTCAGCTCAACAgaaagccagcagcagcagctcagagcAACACGTTGTCAAATCAGTAGAAGTTCCCTGTGACgcctgcactggaaccagactgaAGGCCCTGAAGTCCTGCCTGGTGTGTCTGGAGTCCTACTGTGAGACTCACCTGGAGCCTCACCTGACAAGAGCAGGCCTGAAGAAACATCAGCTGATCGACCCTGTGGAGAACCTGGAAAGCAGGATGTGTGTGAAGCACGATAAACTGCTGGAGCTGTTCTGTAAGACCGACcaggtgtgtgtctgcatgctcTGCACTGTTTCAGAGCACAAGACACATGATGTTGTTCCTCTGAAAGAAGGATATGAAGGAAAGAAGGCTGAGCTGGGGAAGACAGAGGCTGAAATTcagcagatgatccagaagagacgACTGAAGATCCAGGAGATGAATCGCTCAGTGGAGCTCAGTAAGGAAGGAGCAGACAGAGAGATAGCAGATGGTGTTCAGGTCTTTACCGCTCTGAAGGAGTCTGTTGAGAGAAGCCTGGCCGAGCTCATCGCCACCATCAaagagaagcagagagagacagaggaacAGGCTGAAGGCTTCATCAAAGAGCTGGAACAGGAAGTCTCTGAGCTGAAGAAGAGGAGCTCTGAGGTGGAGCAGCTCTCACGCTCTGAAGAccagctccacctcctccaaAGCTTCACGTCCCTGAACGCTGCTCCACCCACCAAGAACTGGACAGAAGTCAGGGTCCGTCCTCCTTCATATGAGGGGACTGTGAGGAGAGCTGTGACTCAGCTGGAGGAGACGCTCAGTAAACAGATGAAGAAGCTGCTCGAGGTGGAGCTGAAGAGGGTCCAGCAGGATGAGGTGGAGGTGACTCTTGATCCTGATACAGCACAACCCAAACTCATCCTGTCTGATGATGGAAAACAAGTGAAAGTTGGTGATGTGAAGAAGAATCTTCCAGACAATCCAGAGAGATTTGATTTGTGTCCTTGTGTCTTAGCAAAGCAGAGTTTCTCTTCAGGAAGATTTTACTACGAGGTTCAGGTTGAAGGGAAGACTGAGTGGGTTCTAGGAGTGGCCAGAGAGTCGATCAACAGGAAGGGACAGATCTCACTGTCTCCTCAGGATGGTTACTGGACGATATGGTTGAGGAATGAAAATGAGTACAAAGCTCTTGCTGGTCCTCCAGTCGGTCTCTCTCTGAAGTCTCAGCCTGAGAAGGTGGGGGTGTTTGTGGATTATGAGGAGGGTCTGGTCTCCTTTTATGATGTTGATGCTGCAGCTCTGATCTACTCCTTCACTGGCTGCTGCTTCAAAGAGAAACTCTACCCATTCTTTAGTCCCTGTATTAATGATGGTGGTAAAAACTCTGCCCCTCTGATCATCTCTCCTGTCAATCAAACTGAGTAGAACAACCCTTTGATGTTTCACACGGGGTTCGCTATAGTTTGATGTGATACATGTATGTCTTCTGGGGGGATGCGCCCTCTATACATTGTTTTACcagatttttattaaaaaaatatgattttcttttctgtaaaaaatgtctttgtgtcacatTGTTCCAAACAACATGAAACCAATCAACTGCGATGATTCAAATGATCTCTTAAAATCTTTGAAATCAACTGCCTTCAGGACTGTCAAATCCGACGTACGACATACAAGCCGTTTGTACTTTGAATGTCTGTTTCAGAGACAACAGTATTTGTCTTATCCTTGTTATATGAATATTTAGCAAAACAGCATTTTATGAAAAACACCAGTTTTTGAAttgtatctttttttttaaataaaatatattccgATTTAAACTTATTGTGTTTGTGATAAACTCTGATTCAAAAACCCATCAGCTATTCTCAGAGAACTCGGATACCCTTTTGAATCTGAGATGTAGTGTATGATAATGTCGCCGTGTATAGTAACTGGACAGTCTGCTGAACAGTTTACAGGAACAAAGGAGCACGATGAAATCCAAGTGTAACTAGTGAAGGTTCCTAGATTGTCTTACCCTATTATGATGTTTGGGTTTTGCCTTCCCTGCAGTGTGTTATAGGTTTGTGTTGCAAAGGATAAAATCTCCCACAAactattgtcagaggatctgttcccagcaAACGACGGAAAAAAAGACATACTCGAGGACGCCTGGTCTACTAGTGATAAACCTAGCAGACCACAGAATgttccaaattgaccaatcagcatCGAGTATCTCAACTAGGCCTGTAGTCATGTTGTGTTAAGTCTCTATGAAGCTTCCCTGCAACTACCTACTGTTCCTAATGCTTTTAATCAGCCTACACACATTGGAAATAATTAACACTGACTTTAATGGGGGCCAGTTCTGGGTCGATACCTGTATAAAATGTCTCTTCACAGAAACATAAAATTAATGTTGATTTTAGCACCAAACTGGACTTCATCCCCTCTGAAGTAGAACCACTTTAACAAATAACAAGACACACATTTCTCTGTAAacattaacatttatttaagtaTAGAATTTAGTATTTTCATTGCCCTCGCCCCTCCCAACCCTTTTCACAGGCTCACTGTCAGTATCTCAGCTTTCGATGCAGCTTTCAGCCTCGCTGGAGGACGGTTTAAAACGAGCGTcggatatttattttttccgtgTACACACAAAGGGATCTCAGGCATCGCCGAACCACAAGCTGCTTGCAAATGCCACATttggtttatttattatttgcttatttctttttaaatgattCTCCATGAGGAGGCATGTACAGTCGCATTGCATAAAATGATAGTTTGTTAACTGGAGGGAAGAAGATGAATTATatccatcttttttttttctgcatgaCGAGATATTTGAAATCGGGACCAGAGCGCTGGAGATGTTTCCTCCTGCAGGAAATAACGGAAAGATGccacaacaaaaacaaacaaccaGACCATAAGAACACAACTTCCATCATTTcacaaaatgtgtgtgtgtgtgtgtagacatgTTTTTGTATCAAGCCAAAGAAAATGTTTGTAGTCCCATTTGAACAAGGTCACGATATCGcaaaaccttttttaaaaaaaatgtccaTCTTCACTGTAACCTgcttgaaactaaatacaaataaactcaacacacacttaaaaaaaataacacACAACACTGAGCTATCATATAAACTGTGTGAAATAAACGGCTTTAActtcataaaaaaaaacacgTGAGGCGACTGAGCCATTTTGGTCAAAAAAggattcatgaaaaaagaaCACGACTAAACTAAACTTCATTAGGAGACGCGACAGAAGAAGCACGGTAAGAAAATAGTGTTATCTAGCATTTCTAACACAAAGAGGATCCTGCCTGTTTGCTCGTCTCCTTTTCAGTTCCCAGAAGAGGAATGGAAACAAGAAAAACAATATTTCCCAAGGAGCGATGAAGCCTCGGTTCAGACTGCTGTCAGGGAGCCAGCGAGGGGTTGGTATAAGCGTCGATAATGAAATGTGCTGATGGGCGTGCGTTTAGTGCTTTCTAAGGAGTCTTTAACGATGGGAATGTGTGACAGATCTAACAGATGAGGTATTGCACAGATTCATTCTTATAATcgttaaaataaaaagaggcaacaaaaggccaaaaaataaatatacagcCAATTCTTACAACCATTTACATTTACAGTTTTAGTCTGATGCTGGAAGGGTTTTTTTAGAAGATATTTTAGTGTCAGCGGTTCGGTGCAGAGGACAGATTTCTTCACTAGTCGTCCCACTCGTCGTCGTCTTCAAAGTCCTCGTCTTCGTCGTCATCTCGTCTTCGTCTGGGGAGGAAACAACCGGTGTTTAAAGGGCGTGGAAATACAGGGAATTAAACACAACTCGCTTATTAGCTTTTGTGCTGAGAGTTAGAGACCAGAGGTGGaaggaagtactcaggtcttgtacttgagttgaagtagaagtactcagatcttgtacttgagtaaaggagaagtactcaggtcttgtacttgagttgaagtagaagtactcagatcttgtacttgagtaaaagtagaagtactccgatcttgtacttgagtaaaagtagaagtactcaggtcttgtactttagcaaaagtagaagcactcaggtcttgtacttgagtaaaagtagaagtactcaggtcttgtacttgagtaaaagtagaagtactcagatcttgtacttgagtaaaagtagaagtactcagatcttgtacttgagtaaaagtagaagtactcaggtcttgtacttgagtaaaagtagaagtactcagatcttgtacttgagtaaaagtagaagtactcaggtcttgtacttgagtaaaagtagaagtactcagatcttgtacttgagtaaaagtagaagtactcagatcttatacttgagtaaagtagaagtattcagatcttgtagtaaaagtagaattactcagatcttgtacttgagtaaaagtagaagtactcagatcttgtacttgagtaaaagtagaagtactcagatcttgtacttgtaaaagtagaagtactcagtcttgtacttgagtaaaagtagaagtactcagatcttgtacttgagtaaaagtagaagtactcagatcttgtacttgagtaaaagtagaagtagtcagatcttgtacttgagtaaaagtagaagtactcagatcttgtacttgagtaaaagtagaagtactcagatcttgtacttgagtaaaaggagaagtactcagtcttgtacttgagtaaagtagaagtactcagatcttgtacttgagtaaaagtagaagtactcagatcttgtacttgagtaaaagtagaagtactcagatcttgtacttgagtaaaagtagaagtactcagatcttgtacttgagtaaaagtagagtaCTCAgtaaaaatatagttaaagtaccaaaagtaaaagtagtccttGTGCTGATTGGTCCATTGTTGTTTACACTTAGAATGTTGTTTCTGTATAACTTATACGTTCCTGAATTATCAGGTGGTGTATTTTGGCAAAAGGTATACAGCCAAATCAGAACCATGGACTCAGTGATAACATGCTAGAGAGGAGGGAATTTAGTTTAGATCTGAACAAAAGTGAATGTTTGAGTTCATAGATTAAACTCAGAATTCTCAGgaaaaaaaaagtcatattttatttttttttaaatgtcagaattctgactctAAAACCTGACCGCCAAGCTTTTACCTGAGGAATGGATGGCTTTGCTCCTCTTCTGCATCACCTCCATCAGAGCGCCCACGATGCCGGCGCTGGGAGCCGCTGACAGAGGGCCGGACTCGGGCTGATCGGGGAACCTGCAGACACACAAAGAACCGACACGTTTATCACAGGAACAATCTGAGGCTCCTTTGATCACGGGACATCACATCAG
This genomic interval from Pseudochaenichthys georgianus unplaced genomic scaffold, fPseGeo1.2 scaffold_452_arrow_ctg1, whole genome shotgun sequence contains the following:
- the LOC117442682 gene encoding E3 ubiquitin-protein ligase TRIM21-like, whose translation is MVLFFHLLCPQRVDMSAASCLLTEDQFLCSICLDVFTDPVSTPCGHNFCKACISQHWDRNVPSQCPNCKEVFNIKPELRVNTFISEMAAQFRQSAQQKASSSSSEQHVVKSVEVPCDACTGTRLKALKSCLVCLESYCETHLEPHLTRAGLKKHQLIDPVENLESRMCVKHDKLLELFCKTDQVCVCMLCTVSEHKTHDVVPLKEGYEGKKAELGKTEAEIQQMIQKRRLKIQEMNRSVELSKEGADREIADGVQVFTALKESVERSLAELIATIKEKQRETEEQAEGFIKELEQEVSELKKRSSEVEQLSRSEDQLHLLQSFTSLNAAPPTKNWTEVRVRPPSYEGTVRRAVTQLEETLSKQMKKLLEVELKRVQQDEVEVTLDPDTAQPKLILSDDGKQVKVGDVKKNLPDNPERFDLCPCVLAKQSFSSGRFYYEVQVEGKTEWVLGVARESINRKGQISLSPQDGYWTIWLRNENEYKALAGPPVGLSLKSQPEKVGVFVDYEEGLVSFYDVDAAALIYSFTGCCFKEKLYPFFSPCINDGGKNSAPLIISPVNQTE